One genomic segment of Podarcis raffonei isolate rPodRaf1 chromosome 7, rPodRaf1.pri, whole genome shotgun sequence includes these proteins:
- the PKIA gene encoding cAMP-dependent protein kinase inhibitor alpha, with protein MTDVESTYADFIASGRTGRRNALHDILVSSASGNSSELSLKLSELDINKTEGEGDAQRNPTEQTGEAQGETAKQES; from the exons ATGACTGATGTGGAATCTACATATGCAGATTTCATTGCTTCTGGGAGAACTGGGAGAAGAAATGCCCTTCACGATATCCTTGTGTCCTCTGCAAGTGGAAATTCTAGTGAACTATCCTTGAAGTTATCAGAACTTGATATAAACAAAACTG AAGGGGAAGGAGATGCACAGAGAAATCCCACTGAGCAAACTGGGGAAGCCCAGGGGGAAACAGCAAAGCAAGAAAGTTGA